One Syngnathoides biaculeatus isolate LvHL_M chromosome 4, ASM1980259v1, whole genome shotgun sequence DNA window includes the following coding sequences:
- the lrp13 gene encoding very low-density lipoprotein receptor isoform X1 has translation MDYKRLSVLCLLCGPFFFFFNVVMAVYLCIFSVLLHLILTVPLQEDESGPVKCSLGSRQCKDGSQCVLYIHECDGEPDCRDESDEENCELACDNDQFQCAHGKKCIDKDEVCDGVLQCQDRSDELHCSKAEGCVHLCDNNNRCLPATLLCDSERDCLDGTDEENCDVTGGTSSTTINPAKFALKAKKCPLGSKPCKDNSDCVLFNHFCDGENDCHDGSDEEECSSTCGADQFQCAHGKKCIEKNQVCDGVHQCQDRSDEQKCTKYIEDCAHHCDGGNRCIPKTFLCDGEGDCEDGTDEANCVKDCSASEFRCTSGQCVSTTLHCDGHPDCWDHSDEEGCIKAPVCISKKRCPHSKECLVQEWLCDGEQDCKDGTDEKDCPVVALSCGDYQWSCKSKTMCIPMAWRCDGTKDCHDGGDETECGLVACLPHQFQCGSLECVDLSLVCNGIRNCADGSDEDGSCKINCAEAEIRHCAQGCFSTPQGPRCRCAVGYKLEEDGMTCTDVDECENYLSSLCSQLCINTIGSYKCDCHVGYLMEADGYNCRIKGEALLLSSVQTDLILFGLRSGSMDLLSSAKKAILSLDYDWHERMVFWVSLDTDSIRWSSLDQKTMGTLIRGVRADSLAVDWLGRNLYWIDGVNNQIVAIKLSAGSSSFSIILDEDLDQPRSLALLPQKGLMFWTEIGNVVKIERAGMDGSERRAVVNSSLGWPGGVAVDTLTDRVYWTDERLKAIGSATLDGDDIQILQMKETANPFSLAVFNDMLYWSDAKRRVVVAANKITGKNVRVILKRQRQPFGVKIIHQILQQSKENPCKNMDCSHLCVLAPRLKAVCKCPPDLVLVDDGLTCTNLVDAAFLLMISPATVTKIYLQARHTSEELKGWPEHTAFQVPSVNEAAIMDYSLRDNTLLLADDGTTSLTSFKLKDLNLASEAQLLKLRGDTISAMALDWVTFNIYWSSNKQPRLYVTSNSSVYTTVLIKDGIGGVESIALHPPSGSFCFNNQAQDTNAVATVECADMDGGDRRVVWKNGVQPNSLVFSSNGETIIWADTHLDVIGSIQLDGSGYKELKVAVGLAAVTLSEDALIWMTVSDKTRLWYSDDQQENKLWFEVGTEVVNIKAIGKSRETGSNECNVKNGNCQHLCLATPSGRTCRCAHDHVNVNGTHCSPGHRCPAGSRLCLDELTCQSVKLCAGHVDCSDHLGENCVILISRSGVKLPAHTKSPISLTSSPHSITIFTATTNGSKELLNLNAQMCSQIRCSGNGHCVESGIETTCVCSTGYSGDSCQDKSLPVPLVFGGAAICAVVVVIVIALMIKWKSAHSRRENPGVKETNMTDLESKTTVADEEKETDPLSCL, from the exons ATGGATTATAAAAGGCTTTCTGTGTTGTGCCTACTCTGtggtccgtttttttttttttttaatgttgtgatggctgtttatttatgtattttttcagtgCTGTTGCATTTGATACTGACGGTGCCCCTGCAAGAAG ATGAAAGCGGTCCTGTAAAGTGCAGCCTAGGCTCCAGGCAATGCAAGGATGGTTCACAGTGTGTGCTCTACATCCATGAATGTGATGGGGAGCCTGACTGCAGAGATGAATCTGATGAAGAGAATTGTGAACTAGCATGTGATAATG ACCAATTTCAGTGTGCCCATGGGAAGAAGTGCATTGACAAGGATGAAGTGTGTGATGGTGTACTCCAGTGTCAGGACCGGTCAGATGAATTGCATTGTTCAAAAGCAGAGGGATGTGTTCACCTCTGTGACAATAACAATCGCTGCTTACCTGCAACCTTGCTGTGCGATTCAGAAAGGGATTGTTTAGATGGGACAGATGAAGAAAACTGTG ATGTGACTGGAGGAACCAGTTCCACCACTATAAACCCTGCCAAGTTTGCGTTGAAAGCTAAAAAGTGCCCTTTGGGTTCCAAACCCTGCAAAGACAACAGTGATTGTGTCCTCTTCAACCATTTCTGTGATGGAGAAAATGACTGCCATGATGGCTCGGATGAAGAGGAATGCTCATCCACTTGCGGAGCAG ACCAATTCCAGTGTGCCCATGGTAAAAAATGCATAGAAAAGAACCAAGTGTGTGATGGTGTGCATCAATGTCAGGACCGCTCTGATGAACagaaatgtacaaaatacaTAGAGGACTGTGCTCATCACTGTGATGGTGGGAACCGCTGTATTCCTAAAACTTTCCTTTGCGATGGGGAAGGAGACTGTGAGGATGGTACTGATGAGGCGAACTGCG TTAAGGATTGCAGTGCCAGTGAGTTTAGGTGCACTAGTGGTCAGTGCGTCTCTACTACACTGCACTGTGATGGCCACCCAGACTGTTGGGATCATTCAGATGAAGAAGGATGCATCAAAGCACCAGTCTGCATAAGCAAGAAACGTTGCCCTCACAGCAAGGAGTGTCTGGTGCAGGAGTGGCTCTGCGATGGAGAACAGGATTGCAAAGATGGCACAGATGAAAAG GATTGTCCTGTTGTGGCTCTTAGTTGTGGTGATTATCAGTGGTCATGCAAATCAAAGACCATGTGTATTCCTATGGCCTGGAGATGTGATGGCACAAAAGACTGTCATGATGGAGGTGACGAAACTGAGT GTGGATTGGTTGCATGCCTTCCTCACCAGTTCCAATGTGGCAGTTTGGAGTGTGTGGATCTATCCCTGGTGTGCAATGGAATTAGAAATTGTGCAGATGGTTCAGATGAGGATGGGAGCTGCAAGATAAACTGTGCAGAAGCTGAGATCAGACACTGTGCCCAGGGATGCTTCAGCACACCACAGGGTCCG CGTTGTCGCTGTGCAGTAGGCTACAAACTTGAGGAGGATGGAATGACCTGCACTGATGTTGATGAGTGTGAAAACTACCTCTCATCTCTGTGTAGTCAACTGTGTATAAATACCATTGGCTCCTACAAGTGTGACTGTCACGTGGGATACCTAATGGAGGCAGATGGATACAACTGCAGAATCAAGG GTGAAGCCTTGCTGTTGTCATCAGTCCAAACGGACCTCATTCTGTTTGGGTTGCGCAGTGGCAGCATGGATTTATTGTCTTCTGCAAAAAAGGCAATTTTATCTCTGGACTATGACTGGCATGAAAGAATGGTGTTTTGGGTTAGTCTTGACACAGACAGCATTCGGTGGTCCTCTCTAGATCAAAAGACTATGGGAACTCTGATCAGAG GTGTGCGAGCTGATTCTTTAGCTGTGGACTGGCTTGGGAGAAATTTGTACTGGATTGATGGGGTGAACAATCAGATTGTTGCCATCAAACTTTCTGCTGGCAGTTCATCATTCAGCATTATCCTAGATGAAGACCTGGATCAGCCTCGTTCTCTTGCACTATTGCCACAAAAAGG GCTGATGTTCTGGACTGAAATTGGTAATGTTGTCAAGATTGAAAGGGCTGGAATGGATGGCTCGGAGAGGAGGGCAGTGGTTAATTCCAGTTTAGGCTGGCCAGGTGGCGTGGCAGTAGACACTCTTACTGATAGAGTTTACTGGACAGATGAGAGGCTCAAGGCAATAGGGTCTGCAACACTTGATGGAGATGACATTCAG ATCCTACAGATGAAAGAGACTGCTAATCCTTTCTCCCTGGCTGTGTTCAATGACATGCTGTACTGGTCTGATGCCAAGAGAAGAGTGGTGGTGGCTGCAAATAAAATTACTGGCAAAAATGTTCGCGTTATCTTGAAACGACAAAGACAACCATTTGGTGTAAAG ATTATCCACCAAATATTGCAGCAAAGCAAAGAGAATCCCTGCAAGAACATGGACTGTTcacacttgtgtgttttggccCCAAGGCTCAAAGCTGTGTGCAAGTGTCCCCCTGATCTTGTACTTGTTGATGATGGTCTGACTTGCACGAATTTAGTTGACGCAGCCTTCCTGTTGATGATATCTCCTGCCACTGTCACTAAG ATTTACCTGCAGGCTCGACACACTTCAGAAGAGCTGAAAGGCTGGCCTGAACACACAGCTTTTCAGGTACCAAGTGTCAATGAAGCTGCAATAATGGACTACAGCTTACGTGACAACACTCTTCTCTTGGCTGATGATGGCACGACTTCCCTTACCTCCTTCAAGCTTAAGGACTTAAATTTGGCCTCTGAAGCCCAACTTCTTAAACTCCGTGGTGACACAATTAGTGCTATGGCCTTGGACTGGGTAACATTCAATATCTACTGGAGCAGCAACAAGCAACCCCGCCTTTATGTCACCTCAAACAGTAGTGTATATACTACGGTTTTGATAAAAGATGGTATTGGAGGAGTGGAATCAATTGCGCTCCACCCACCGAGTGGCAGTTTCTGTTTCAACAATCAGGCTCAGGACACAAACGCAGTAGCTACTGTAGAATGTGCTGACATGGATGGTGGTGACAGAAGAGTAGTGTGGAAGAATGGAGTCCAACCAAACTCTCTGGTCTTCTCGAGTAATGGAGAAACTATTATTTGGGCTGACACTC atctgGATGTAATTGGGTCTATTCAACTTGATGGCTCTGGATACAAAGAATTAAAAGTTGCTGTTGGCTTAGCTGCAGTAACTCTCAGTGAAGATGCACTGATCTGGATGACCGTCAGTG ATAAGACCAGGCTCTGGTACAGTGATGACCAGCAGGAGAACAAGCTGTGGTTTGAGGTTGGCACAGAAGTGGTTAACATAAAGGCAATTGGCAAATCTCGTGAAACTG GCTCTAATGAGTGCAACGTAAAGAATGGCAACTGTCAGCACCTTTGCTTGGCCACTCCAAGTGGGCGAACGTGCAGGTGTGCCCATGACCACGTCAATGTAAATGGTACCCACTGTTCTCCAGGTCACCGCTGCCCGGCTGGTAGTAGGTTGTGTCTGGATGAACTTACATGCCAGTCTGTAAAGTTATGTGCTGGACATGTAGATTGCTCTGACCACTTGGGTGAGAACT GTGTCATCTTGATATCCAGGTCTGGAGTCAAACTACCTGCTCACACAAAGTCTCCCATTTCCTTGACTTCATCACCGCATTCAATTACCATCTTTACCGCAACCACAAATGGCAGCAAAGAGCTCTTAAATTTGAATGCTCAAATGTGTAGCCAGATACGCTGCAGCGGAAATGGGCATTGTGTTGAGAGCGGTATAGAAACCACATGTGTGTGTTCAACGGGTTACAGTGGTGATTCATGTCAGGACAAATCCCTGCCAGTTCCTTTGGTATTTGGAGGAGCTGCCATCTGTGCAGTGGTGGTCGTTATTGTGATTGCTCTAATGATTAAGTGGAAGAGTGCACACTcaag GAGGGAAAACCCAGGAGTGAAGGAAACTAATATGACTGACCTCGAGAGCAAAACTACAGTGgcagatgaagaaaaagag ACGGATCCGCTTTCCTGTCTTTAA
- the lrp13 gene encoding very low-density lipoprotein receptor isoform X2, giving the protein MDYKRLSVLCLLCGPFFFFFNVVMAVYLCIFSVLLHLILTVPLQEDESGPVKCSLGSRQCKDGSQCVLYIHECDGEPDCRDESDEENCELACDNDQFQCAHGKKCIDKDEVCDGVLQCQDRSDELHCSKAEGCVHLCDNNNRCLPATLLCDSERDCLDGTDEENCDVTGGTSSTTINPAKFALKAKKCPLGSKPCKDNSDCVLFNHFCDGENDCHDGSDEEECSSTCGADQFQCAHGKKCIEKNQVCDGVHQCQDRSDEQKCTKYIEDCAHHCDGGNRCIPKTFLCDGEGDCEDGTDEANCVKDCSASEFRCTSGQCVSTTLHCDGHPDCWDHSDEEGCIKAPVCISKKRCPHSKECLVQEWLCDGEQDCKDGTDEKDCPVVALSCGDYQWSCKSKTMCIPMAWRCDGTKDCHDGGDETECGLVACLPHQFQCGSLECVDLSLVCNGIRNCADGSDEDGSCKINCAEAEIRHCAQGCFSTPQGPRCRCAVGYKLEEDGMTCTDVDECENYLSSLCSQLCINTIGSYKCDCHVGYLMEADGYNCRIKGEALLLSSVQTDLILFGLRSGSMDLLSSAKKAILSLDYDWHERMVFWVSLDTDSIRWSSLDQKTMGTLIRGVRADSLAVDWLGRNLYWIDGVNNQIVAIKLSAGSSSFSIILDEDLDQPRSLALLPQKGLMFWTEIGNVVKIERAGMDGSERRAVVNSSLGWPGGVAVDTLTDRVYWTDERLKAIGSATLDGDDIQILQMKETANPFSLAVFNDMLYWSDAKRRVVVAANKITGKNVRVILKRQRQPFGVKIIHQILQQSKENPCKNMDCSHLCVLAPRLKAVCKCPPDLVLVDDGLTCTNLVDAAFLLMISPATVTKIYLQARHTSEELKGWPEHTAFQVPSVNEAAIMDYSLRDNTLLLADDGTTSLTSFKLKDLNLASEAQLLKLRGDTISAMALDWVTFNIYWSSNKQPRLYVTSNSSVYTTVLIKDGIGGVESIALHPPSGSFCFNNQAQDTNAVATVECADMDGGDRRVVWKNGVQPNSLVFSSNGETIIWADTHLDVIGSIQLDGSGYKELKVAVGLAAVTLSEDALIWMTVSDKTRLWYSDDQQENKLWFEVGTEVVNIKAIGKSRETGSNECNVKNGNCQHLCLATPSGRTCRCAHDHVNVNGTHCSPGHRCPAGSRLCLDELTCQSVKLCAGHVDCSDHLGENCVILISRSGVKLPAHTKSPISLTSSPHSITIFTATTNGSKELLNLNAQMCSQIRCSGNGHCVESGIETTCVCSTGYSGDSCQDKSLPVPLVFGGAAICAVVVVIVIALMIKWKSAHSRRENPGVKETNMTDLESKTTVADEEKEEPASAD; this is encoded by the exons ATGGATTATAAAAGGCTTTCTGTGTTGTGCCTACTCTGtggtccgtttttttttttttttaatgttgtgatggctgtttatttatgtattttttcagtgCTGTTGCATTTGATACTGACGGTGCCCCTGCAAGAAG ATGAAAGCGGTCCTGTAAAGTGCAGCCTAGGCTCCAGGCAATGCAAGGATGGTTCACAGTGTGTGCTCTACATCCATGAATGTGATGGGGAGCCTGACTGCAGAGATGAATCTGATGAAGAGAATTGTGAACTAGCATGTGATAATG ACCAATTTCAGTGTGCCCATGGGAAGAAGTGCATTGACAAGGATGAAGTGTGTGATGGTGTACTCCAGTGTCAGGACCGGTCAGATGAATTGCATTGTTCAAAAGCAGAGGGATGTGTTCACCTCTGTGACAATAACAATCGCTGCTTACCTGCAACCTTGCTGTGCGATTCAGAAAGGGATTGTTTAGATGGGACAGATGAAGAAAACTGTG ATGTGACTGGAGGAACCAGTTCCACCACTATAAACCCTGCCAAGTTTGCGTTGAAAGCTAAAAAGTGCCCTTTGGGTTCCAAACCCTGCAAAGACAACAGTGATTGTGTCCTCTTCAACCATTTCTGTGATGGAGAAAATGACTGCCATGATGGCTCGGATGAAGAGGAATGCTCATCCACTTGCGGAGCAG ACCAATTCCAGTGTGCCCATGGTAAAAAATGCATAGAAAAGAACCAAGTGTGTGATGGTGTGCATCAATGTCAGGACCGCTCTGATGAACagaaatgtacaaaatacaTAGAGGACTGTGCTCATCACTGTGATGGTGGGAACCGCTGTATTCCTAAAACTTTCCTTTGCGATGGGGAAGGAGACTGTGAGGATGGTACTGATGAGGCGAACTGCG TTAAGGATTGCAGTGCCAGTGAGTTTAGGTGCACTAGTGGTCAGTGCGTCTCTACTACACTGCACTGTGATGGCCACCCAGACTGTTGGGATCATTCAGATGAAGAAGGATGCATCAAAGCACCAGTCTGCATAAGCAAGAAACGTTGCCCTCACAGCAAGGAGTGTCTGGTGCAGGAGTGGCTCTGCGATGGAGAACAGGATTGCAAAGATGGCACAGATGAAAAG GATTGTCCTGTTGTGGCTCTTAGTTGTGGTGATTATCAGTGGTCATGCAAATCAAAGACCATGTGTATTCCTATGGCCTGGAGATGTGATGGCACAAAAGACTGTCATGATGGAGGTGACGAAACTGAGT GTGGATTGGTTGCATGCCTTCCTCACCAGTTCCAATGTGGCAGTTTGGAGTGTGTGGATCTATCCCTGGTGTGCAATGGAATTAGAAATTGTGCAGATGGTTCAGATGAGGATGGGAGCTGCAAGATAAACTGTGCAGAAGCTGAGATCAGACACTGTGCCCAGGGATGCTTCAGCACACCACAGGGTCCG CGTTGTCGCTGTGCAGTAGGCTACAAACTTGAGGAGGATGGAATGACCTGCACTGATGTTGATGAGTGTGAAAACTACCTCTCATCTCTGTGTAGTCAACTGTGTATAAATACCATTGGCTCCTACAAGTGTGACTGTCACGTGGGATACCTAATGGAGGCAGATGGATACAACTGCAGAATCAAGG GTGAAGCCTTGCTGTTGTCATCAGTCCAAACGGACCTCATTCTGTTTGGGTTGCGCAGTGGCAGCATGGATTTATTGTCTTCTGCAAAAAAGGCAATTTTATCTCTGGACTATGACTGGCATGAAAGAATGGTGTTTTGGGTTAGTCTTGACACAGACAGCATTCGGTGGTCCTCTCTAGATCAAAAGACTATGGGAACTCTGATCAGAG GTGTGCGAGCTGATTCTTTAGCTGTGGACTGGCTTGGGAGAAATTTGTACTGGATTGATGGGGTGAACAATCAGATTGTTGCCATCAAACTTTCTGCTGGCAGTTCATCATTCAGCATTATCCTAGATGAAGACCTGGATCAGCCTCGTTCTCTTGCACTATTGCCACAAAAAGG GCTGATGTTCTGGACTGAAATTGGTAATGTTGTCAAGATTGAAAGGGCTGGAATGGATGGCTCGGAGAGGAGGGCAGTGGTTAATTCCAGTTTAGGCTGGCCAGGTGGCGTGGCAGTAGACACTCTTACTGATAGAGTTTACTGGACAGATGAGAGGCTCAAGGCAATAGGGTCTGCAACACTTGATGGAGATGACATTCAG ATCCTACAGATGAAAGAGACTGCTAATCCTTTCTCCCTGGCTGTGTTCAATGACATGCTGTACTGGTCTGATGCCAAGAGAAGAGTGGTGGTGGCTGCAAATAAAATTACTGGCAAAAATGTTCGCGTTATCTTGAAACGACAAAGACAACCATTTGGTGTAAAG ATTATCCACCAAATATTGCAGCAAAGCAAAGAGAATCCCTGCAAGAACATGGACTGTTcacacttgtgtgttttggccCCAAGGCTCAAAGCTGTGTGCAAGTGTCCCCCTGATCTTGTACTTGTTGATGATGGTCTGACTTGCACGAATTTAGTTGACGCAGCCTTCCTGTTGATGATATCTCCTGCCACTGTCACTAAG ATTTACCTGCAGGCTCGACACACTTCAGAAGAGCTGAAAGGCTGGCCTGAACACACAGCTTTTCAGGTACCAAGTGTCAATGAAGCTGCAATAATGGACTACAGCTTACGTGACAACACTCTTCTCTTGGCTGATGATGGCACGACTTCCCTTACCTCCTTCAAGCTTAAGGACTTAAATTTGGCCTCTGAAGCCCAACTTCTTAAACTCCGTGGTGACACAATTAGTGCTATGGCCTTGGACTGGGTAACATTCAATATCTACTGGAGCAGCAACAAGCAACCCCGCCTTTATGTCACCTCAAACAGTAGTGTATATACTACGGTTTTGATAAAAGATGGTATTGGAGGAGTGGAATCAATTGCGCTCCACCCACCGAGTGGCAGTTTCTGTTTCAACAATCAGGCTCAGGACACAAACGCAGTAGCTACTGTAGAATGTGCTGACATGGATGGTGGTGACAGAAGAGTAGTGTGGAAGAATGGAGTCCAACCAAACTCTCTGGTCTTCTCGAGTAATGGAGAAACTATTATTTGGGCTGACACTC atctgGATGTAATTGGGTCTATTCAACTTGATGGCTCTGGATACAAAGAATTAAAAGTTGCTGTTGGCTTAGCTGCAGTAACTCTCAGTGAAGATGCACTGATCTGGATGACCGTCAGTG ATAAGACCAGGCTCTGGTACAGTGATGACCAGCAGGAGAACAAGCTGTGGTTTGAGGTTGGCACAGAAGTGGTTAACATAAAGGCAATTGGCAAATCTCGTGAAACTG GCTCTAATGAGTGCAACGTAAAGAATGGCAACTGTCAGCACCTTTGCTTGGCCACTCCAAGTGGGCGAACGTGCAGGTGTGCCCATGACCACGTCAATGTAAATGGTACCCACTGTTCTCCAGGTCACCGCTGCCCGGCTGGTAGTAGGTTGTGTCTGGATGAACTTACATGCCAGTCTGTAAAGTTATGTGCTGGACATGTAGATTGCTCTGACCACTTGGGTGAGAACT GTGTCATCTTGATATCCAGGTCTGGAGTCAAACTACCTGCTCACACAAAGTCTCCCATTTCCTTGACTTCATCACCGCATTCAATTACCATCTTTACCGCAACCACAAATGGCAGCAAAGAGCTCTTAAATTTGAATGCTCAAATGTGTAGCCAGATACGCTGCAGCGGAAATGGGCATTGTGTTGAGAGCGGTATAGAAACCACATGTGTGTGTTCAACGGGTTACAGTGGTGATTCATGTCAGGACAAATCCCTGCCAGTTCCTTTGGTATTTGGAGGAGCTGCCATCTGTGCAGTGGTGGTCGTTATTGTGATTGCTCTAATGATTAAGTGGAAGAGTGCACACTcaag GAGGGAAAACCCAGGAGTGAAGGAAACTAATATGACTGACCTCGAGAGCAAAACTACAGTGgcagatgaagaaaaagag GAACCTGCATCTGCGGACTAA
- the rchy1 gene encoding RING finger and CHY zinc finger domain-containing protein 1 isoform X1, whose product MAARMGCEHYTRSCLLKAPCCGKLYVCRLCHDAEEKHQMDRFKVKEVQCSECQTLQQAQKVCQQCHVQFGEYYCDICHLFDKDKKQYHCHLCGICSFDPCRIGPQKKYFHCDKCNLCLPQDLQGNHKCVENVSRQNCPVCMEDIHTSRIGAHVLPCGHLLHTSCFNDMVRTSAYRCPLCMHSVCDMKAHWDQIDKEIAQSPMPTEYQGTTVKIMCNDCQAHCTVPFHVLGMKCTDCGSYNTAQDGGLIQQHPGPDNENVTGTNTEQQHDQDETAMPH is encoded by the exons ATGGCGGCACGTATGGGTTGTGAGCATTATACGCGGAGCTGCTTATTGAAA GCACCCTGCTGTGGCAAACTGTATGTATGTCGACTGTGCCATGATGCTGAAGAGAAGCATCAGATGGATCGATTTAAAGTGAAAGAAGTGCAATGTTCTGAGTGTCAAACATTGCAACAG GCACAAAAGGTATGCCAACAGTGTCATGTGCAGTTCGGGGAGTACTACTGTGACATTTGTCACTTGTTTGACAAGGATAAGAAACAGTATCACTGTCATCTCTGTGGCATATGTAG TTTTGATCCTTGCAGAATTGGCCCACAAAAGAAGTATTTCCATTGTGACAAGTGCAATTTGTGTTTGCCGCAGGACCTACAGGGGAACCACAAA tgtgttgaaaatgtttccagGCAGAATTGCCCAGTGTGTATGGAG GATATCCACACATCTCGAATTGGAGCACATGTTCTTCCCTGTGGTCACCTTCTCCATAC GAGCTGTTTCAATGACATGGTCAGAACTAG TGCTTATCGCTGCCCTCTTTGCATGCACTCAGTCTGTGACATGAAGGCACATTGGGATCAGATTGACAAAGAGATTGCCCAGTCACCGATGCCCACTGAATACCAGGGTACCACTGTCAAA ATTATGTGTAATGACTGTCAGGCCCATTGTACAGTGCCTTTCCATGTCCTTGGGATGAAGTGCACTGACTGTGGCTCGTATAACACTGCACAGGATGGAGGTCTCATCCAGCAGCATCCAGGGCCAGATAATGAAAATGTGACGGGGACAAACACAGAGCAACAACATGATCAAGATGAGACAGCTATGCCACATTAg
- the rchy1 gene encoding RING finger and CHY zinc finger domain-containing protein 1 isoform X2, which produces MAARMGCEHYTRSCLLKAPCCGKLYVCRLCHDAEEKHQMDRFKVKEVQCSECQTLQQAQKVCQQCHVQFGEYYCDICHLFDKDKKQYHCHLCGICRIGPQKKYFHCDKCNLCLPQDLQGNHKCVENVSRQNCPVCMEDIHTSRIGAHVLPCGHLLHTSCFNDMVRTSAYRCPLCMHSVCDMKAHWDQIDKEIAQSPMPTEYQGTTVKIMCNDCQAHCTVPFHVLGMKCTDCGSYNTAQDGGLIQQHPGPDNENVTGTNTEQQHDQDETAMPH; this is translated from the exons ATGGCGGCACGTATGGGTTGTGAGCATTATACGCGGAGCTGCTTATTGAAA GCACCCTGCTGTGGCAAACTGTATGTATGTCGACTGTGCCATGATGCTGAAGAGAAGCATCAGATGGATCGATTTAAAGTGAAAGAAGTGCAATGTTCTGAGTGTCAAACATTGCAACAG GCACAAAAGGTATGCCAACAGTGTCATGTGCAGTTCGGGGAGTACTACTGTGACATTTGTCACTTGTTTGACAAGGATAAGAAACAGTATCACTGTCATCTCTGTGGCATATGTAG AATTGGCCCACAAAAGAAGTATTTCCATTGTGACAAGTGCAATTTGTGTTTGCCGCAGGACCTACAGGGGAACCACAAA tgtgttgaaaatgtttccagGCAGAATTGCCCAGTGTGTATGGAG GATATCCACACATCTCGAATTGGAGCACATGTTCTTCCCTGTGGTCACCTTCTCCATAC GAGCTGTTTCAATGACATGGTCAGAACTAG TGCTTATCGCTGCCCTCTTTGCATGCACTCAGTCTGTGACATGAAGGCACATTGGGATCAGATTGACAAAGAGATTGCCCAGTCACCGATGCCCACTGAATACCAGGGTACCACTGTCAAA ATTATGTGTAATGACTGTCAGGCCCATTGTACAGTGCCTTTCCATGTCCTTGGGATGAAGTGCACTGACTGTGGCTCGTATAACACTGCACAGGATGGAGGTCTCATCCAGCAGCATCCAGGGCCAGATAATGAAAATGTGACGGGGACAAACACAGAGCAACAACATGATCAAGATGAGACAGCTATGCCACATTAg